The Brachypodium distachyon strain Bd21 chromosome 4, Brachypodium_distachyon_v3.0, whole genome shotgun sequence nucleotide sequence GTTCTGCTACAGTCCTTCCATGTGGATGCATTGTAACCTTAGCCTGCTGATCTTTGTAGTTCTTCAATCATGAACCTGTTTTGCTGCATGAGCCATGTTCAGGTATGTAGAGTTTTGGTGCCTTTCTGGTGCACGCATCCTGTTCTGGATCTCAGCCTGCCTCCATGATTCGACTCTGCTGTTCCCTTTCCTCACCAGGCAGGTCAGGCCCCCTTGTGTTCCTCACAATAACAGCTGATGGGTCCTTCCTATATACTAGTACCAATGACTCCATTTTGTGCTGTGCACACATGGTCCTATGATCGATGGATCGTCGTTTAGAGTTCTTGCTGATGTGGTCCAGTTGTGCTGAACGGTTCCTGAGCGTGATTTCAGTCTCATTGACCTCGTATTCTTTTGTACAGAGCCTCCGTCAAAAGCTTGCATCACGGAAACATGTTGTCGTATGCAGATGGGAACGGTGAATAAACAGCACGACCCTCTTGCGGAttagttggtggtgatggatTGATTGATTGGTTGGTTGATTTGGTGTGTTGAGCTGGTTGTTTAGGTTGTCTGCATTTGATTGTTCAGTGCGTTGAATATACGTGAACGGCGCTGTCCACTCTGGCTGGGAAAAGGTCGACGTGCCTGCAACGatttaaaaagaaaagcatgTGTATTCTAGCTTGGTCGTCGTCGTATCGTAACATTcttttttgtagtagtgccaATATTCTGTATTAAGTTGGTTCTTGTACTTCGAGGCACACTGCTATGAACACACCGTACCTTTTCATCCTTAGTCGAGACGTTTAAGAGGGAAGTAGATAAAAGGTACTCTGTCACTTCCATAAttctcgtcgaaatattacatgtctctaaacactttttaagaatagatacatttatttttggggcaaatttgagacaaaaattataaaacggagggagcaaaTACTAGCACATGGATTCATTAGGCGTTAATTGTGTAATGAAACATGTCAAAAATATTGACAGGAAAGAACCATGTTAATTGAGGAGGAATTTGCATACAATTAGTGCAAGAGTGGTCAGGGGACATCTCCAACTTTCCTCTGTGCGTGCTTAGTTTCGCTCAACGCGATCTAGAGTCGACGATAAATAAGCTATGCAATAAGTTATATCTTAAACAGACTGTATACAATTGTTTAGCACTAGATGTGATGTTATACAAAGATAACGAGGACTCTTAGACCATCTGTAAATGTCGATTGTTGCTCTTAGCTGACTGTTATTCTGAAATTGTTGATATGGAATATaacaagagaagagagaacTGACACTTCACGAAAAGTTAGACTCGCTAACAAATCGTGTAGAAATATCTTTGAGAAATTATTGTATAAACTATTTTACTGTTGATTCTAAGTGACGAAGGAGTCGATACGGACTACCGTTTGTGGATGCCCTTAGCCAAATAGTCAAACTGTTCACAAAGAGCCAACTTTGTTCTCTCATccaagtagcaagtagcaagTACTAAGAAAAAGCAATGTCACAAGTactaaaaaataatttaaacAAAGTCGTAAgtactaaaaaaattaagcaaagTCACAAGTACTCAAATAGGAGTGCTAATCTTTGTAGAGATGGGCCTAAACTGCACCCACATCTTGTGTTTCTTTGGCGCTACGGGgatcagttttttttcctcctggGTAATGGGCCAGAACGCAACGAGCCTAGATTAAGACCGTCTCAAGAGAGTGGGTATGCAATCTGCAGCACGCGCTCTGCTCGCGAGCCGCTCAGGTGGGCCGAGCTCAACCATGGATGTTCGTTTGAAAtgctagtgttttttttttgtgtttgtcTACAGAGTGCAGCGTGTACATGTACTTTGGTCGACTACATTGAATACTGGGTGCGTACGGCACGAATCTCACAAATTGTCTATGTATCCTGTCAGGCAGTGGTTATCGCTGTCAGTGTGCAGCTGATAAAAAATTGTACAGCTGGTAAACTGGGTACCCATCGATCGCAGTTTGTTTGCAGCACTGGAAAAGAACATGTTTCACTTAAGCACTGGAACTAACTAGAGTAACAAATTAGTCCGTAGTAGTATTCCCTTGCACAGATAGCATCGCTCGAAGTTATCTTTAGTTATTGATATTGATAATTGCTCACATATCTTGATCTCTGCATATCGGCAGCGAGATGCACAATGCAAGATGGAAAAGATTAGAGCCGAACACAAAACAGGGACGGGATCGAGTTTTGGAGCGAGCGACCGTGCATCCATACACGCGCACAGACTGTCGGCAGGCGGCACCGGAGCCCGACGCTCATCAGTGAGATTCTTCACCCCCCACGACCACGAGATTCCTCTGTTCAAGTTCTGTGTCCGTCCCGGGAACCACGACGAATGTCTCCGGCGGCTCCCTGCAGCCAACCACCACGCCCCGCAACATGCAACTCGCATCGATCCATCGATCTCCTCAAGGCAGATTCGTTGCCTGTATCTTGTGATCCGGAGCATTTTTATTCGAGATCGGTGCTGATTAATCCATCAAAGCAAGCAGGAGTATTTTTGCTTCAAGCTGCTGCAAGGACGAGCAGAGCGACGTAAAGCGAGCACAAGGACAACCCGGTTGACCGCGGCCACGAGAAACGGAGATCGCCCGCTTGGTTGACGAGTCAGGCGGACCACGTGTGCGTGCTCTGATTGGCTGCTCCTCTCTGTTGTAAGCTCGAACGTTGAGCCGGCGCCGACCATCTCAAGGACAACCTGTTGACTGCAGCCTGGACGCCCGGCACCAGCACCACCGCCCATCAGGAGCCGCCAGGTCCAGTCCCCGCTCTCTCCTTATAATAGCTCGTCAAATGCATGGTCCATTGAGCACATTCGCATCTCATCTCCAACATaatccatcgatcgatcaaccAACACCTCCTGATCTAGTAGCCTGACGCGAGCTGACGGTTTACTGCCATGGCAATGGCAGCTCGCGCGCTGCtccccgtctccctcctcctcagcTCCCTCTTCTCAGGGGCATTGTCCACGACGTTCACGCTGACCAACTCCTGCAGCTACACGGTGTGGCCGGGGCTCCTATCGAGCGcgggcacgccggcgctggGCACCACGGGCTTCGCGCTGGCGCCGGGGGAGTCGCGCGCCGTGGACGCGCCCGGGGCGTGGTCAGGCCGCATCTGGGCGCGCACGCTCTGCTCCACGAACGACCAGGGCCGCTTCACCTGCGCCACGGGCGACTGCGGCTCGGGAGCCATCGAGtgctcgggcggcggcgcggccccGCCCTGCTCGCTCGCGGAGTTCACCCTGGCCGGCTCCGGCGGGAACGACTTCTACGACGTGAGCCTCGTGGACGGCTCCAACCTGCCCATGGTCGTGGTGccgcagggcggcggcggctcgggctgCGGCACCACGGGGTGCATGGTGGACGTGAACGTGCCGTGCCCCGCGGATCTCAAGGTGGCCGGGCCTGACGGCGCCACGATCGCGTGCAAGAGCGCGTGCGAGGCGTTCGGGCGGCCCGAGGACTGCTGCAGCGGGCCGGAGTTCGGGACCCCGGAGGCGTGCCGCTCGTCGTCTTACTCGCTCTTCTTCAAGAACGCGTGCCCGAGGGCTTACAGCTACGCCTACGACGACGCCACGTCCACCTTCACCTGCGCCACCGGCTCCGCCAGCTACCTCATCGAGTTCTGCCCCAGCATCTCCAGGTAAATTATGCTTCATTTACCATTGACACACGAACATCAATCATTCATGCATTCATGAATGCAACGTGCGCGATGCTTCACTGGTTGGAGTAAAATCGTAGGTTTAACGTACTAACGTCGCATTTGCAACGTTGTGTGCATGTGCTCCACAGCCTCAAGTCGTCGGTCGGCGGCACGAACGCCTCGCCGGCGTTGCCCGTCGTCAACGACTCGGTCTCCTACCTCGGCCATAACCGCGACCGGAGCGGCAGTGGGTCGTGGTACACGCCGAGCTCGAGCCACGcatcgccgtcgtcggcgccgggccCTCTGGCTCTCGCGGCGTTCGCCGCCGTATCCACGTGGCTGATCTGCAGCGCCCGGCGCCACTGACTGTTGCCAGCCCAGTGCATGCCGCCCTGGGAGGCGTTCCCAGAGGCCAGAACGCAGCTGCATGCGCGCGCGTCACGGGCCATGTGCCGGGCCGACACTTTGACCTCGGGCCGCAGGATCACTTGTATAGATTATTTGTGGATCGCAGTAGTGTATGGTTTTGCAAGCAAAGTAGTACTGCTGGCTGGAGTAACTAATCAAGCCACCTCCAGATTGCAGCAAGCAAATTGCCTTTTTTACACCAGTGAGGCGGGAATATCGGCAGAGCAGAACAGAACCAGGTGAGCTGGGGCGACGTCTACGCACGCAGGTGGGTCGGTGGATTGATCACATGAGTTCAACATCAAGAGCAAACAGAGTCAAACAGCATCGTTTGGCCTTCTGGTTCTGTTTCTGGATCCGGAGTTCCCGAACCAGCTGCTGCATGTGTGCTCCGCGGCGCGGCC carries:
- the LOC100831786 gene encoding thaumatin-like protein 1, producing the protein MAMAARALLPVSLLLSSLFSGALSTTFTLTNSCSYTVWPGLLSSAGTPALGTTGFALAPGESRAVDAPGAWSGRIWARTLCSTNDQGRFTCATGDCGSGAIECSGGGAAPPCSLAEFTLAGSGGNDFYDVSLVDGSNLPMVVVPQGGGGSGCGTTGCMVDVNVPCPADLKVAGPDGATIACKSACEAFGRPEDCCSGPEFGTPEACRSSSYSLFFKNACPRAYSYAYDDATSTFTCATGSASYLIEFCPSISSLKSSVGGTNASPALPVVNDSVSYLGHNRDRSGSGSWYTPSSSHASPSSAPGPLALAAFAAVSTWLICSARRH